CGGTTATCAATTCAAAAAGTGAAAGCACAGTAGTAATGTTGCTTTAGTCTGATCTATCTTTCCATCTGTTCCTACAACTTTTGAATCTCTTTTTCTATTATGTTATGCTCACCACCACTTCCCCAGCAACTCTATCTCCTCTCCTGTTGAAGCCACAAACTAGCAAACCCTTTTAAACTCTGATGACAGCAAAGGAAGCATTTACCTCTCTTGCAACCTCTCTGCTACACCTACGGGAGTCTTAGAACCTATGAAGCAGTAATCAGAGAATGTTGCGAATTTTGGTGGGAAAAAGAAATCAGGGAACATGCTTGTCTACAATCCAGTTGTTGGATAGATAGAAGATTAGTATTTTTGACGGGTATGATCATTGGGTGTTCCATTCTAGTTTTTCTGGGTAATGTCGTCCGCGTTATGATTTTAGTTACTTCtgtatgttatcttactcctgtTTGCCATATCAATCAACCTGAATTTTCTTGTTCTCGGCTAGTCTAGTTAATAACTAAACTCACTCTCATCGTTGTCCTTGTCTTTTATCAATATTGCTATAGATGAGGCCATCTGTTGAATGCCTTCCCTCCTAACTCATTGCATTTCTATTGATGTGGATAGACTATTGGGTGAACATGTAGGACTTTACATTGACTAAGGCTTTAATAAATACCTGTGTCAAAGGGATAAAATACAACTTCTCTCAGATTAGGGCATTCCTctgattttttattaattttcggTGCACCCATGAGTTCCCTATGTGTTTAAATGATTGGTTGTCTTTCGTAGAGAAACATATCATTTTGTATGTTCTAATTTTTGTTATACTTCTTGTTTACGGCTGCTTCGACACAACATCAATGAGATATTAGTTTaactcaaaagaaaaaaagagaaatgatgGTTGAACATGTACTTATCCAAAAAACAAGGGAAATGAATAGTAACTCCAAATGGTATGATACTCATTATTCTCCATTGAATTTCTTTATATAATAGGTTAATTCAGGATGAAATCAAgtttttcttccttttgtatAAGTTTGATGAAATTGATAAAAAGGAGTGATAACCTAGTGGAAAGAGTTCTCAACACCCAACCATGATGTTGGATACGAGTTTAGGGAGCAAAGTGGGAAAAAGGCATTGTGTGCTCCTGGTTGGGGAGTGGAGCTtattaaatccaaaaaaaaaaaagaaagttaaTGGATGAAATTGAATTTCTAAATCTTGTTATTTGGTTGATGAGCTGCAAGGACTTGGATGAATTTCTAAGTGAAGATTTTGAAGAATATGTTCAGTAGAAAGAGTTGTGCAGAAAGGTTAATTGGAAGTTCGCAAAGAGTCATAAGAACTTGGATGTGGAAGAATCTAGAAACTTCAGCTGGAATTGTGAAATATCTTAGAAATTAGATTATTCTGGACAGCAAGTTAAGCAATATAGATTACTGTTTTCCAGGTGAAGGAACTAATaccaattaattttttttttcctcaaaaaaaggaagaagacaGAAATGTCGTGGAACTTGATGGTGTAGGTTTTATGCAATGCTTTTGTACTGACAACTATAGGAAGAGCTTTTTGGTATCAACGTCATAAATTCAACTAAAATGCAGACATAATCATGATTGGATTGTGCTATTAAAAGAACCTTACGAAGCGCCAGCGAAGCAGTTGAATGTTGATTTAAAGTCGGTACTATTAGAAGTTGGAACTGGGTTTGGTTTTGTAGTGGAGAGACCTGCATGAAATATTATGGTTTAGGGTAAGGGATTCTGCATAATTGTAAAACCTATATGCCTGGACTTTTAAATGTCTAATTGTTTGGCCATCTTTCAGTTAATTTTTCGGAGGTCTTCTTTTACCTTAGCTAGATAGACAACAAAATTATGTTGGATGTTCTGTTGATCATGTGCAAACTACTAACTCTTGCTATTTTGTCACAGAACTGAACAGATTTGGTGGAGGACCTGTTGAAACAGAAGGCAAAGATTCTCTTTCTGTTCCTCCAGATTTAAAGCAGGGAGGAAGTTCATTTAAGACAACGGAAAGTACAGTGCCCTCAACCATTTCAGCGCTCCACACAGATGTTTATCATCTAGGGCAGGGTGTTCAGGTACAAAGGCCGAGTAGCATAGTTGAGAGGCCTGGCCAAAGGCTCTTTCAAAAATGGAAAGGCCCCGATAAGATTAGTAAAATATATGGTGACTGGATTGATGACATCGAATGAAGGAGTCATCATAGTTAACTACTAATCTGTTTACCAAGATACTGAATAGCAAATGATTGCTTTCAGCCAATAGGCATCCAGAggaatttgaccaagtttttCTTTTCATCCTTTGAACCTAATTTAGGACATGCCTAATCATGTTGTTTTAGAGCTACAAGCTAGATTACTGCTTGTGAGCCAATGTGTAATCTCTGCCATGTACTATAGTCAACTTGTTTGTAAGAATAAGGACTAGGatctctatattttttttttttttgagattttcACCGCGCCATGGAACCTTGTAGAATGCAAAGTATAAACTGTAACTTCCTTTGGGGCAGATAACTTAAAATGTATACAGGTTTTGCTTGTGTAGCTTCTATGGGTCGTAGAGGAGAAacaaatttgaagagctttgaaTGAAGCTGATAGGAAATACGGAGAGATGAATATCTACTAAATACTTCGTGATATTAACAGAGCTCAGTGCGGAATTCTTCTAAATTGAAATATGTACCTCATATACTTTATTCCATATTTTAAAGATCAAATGGTTTTTCTTCAATTGTAAAGTGTTCAATAATCTATTAAAAATATGGTTATAAGAGTCATATTATTATGTAGTTTTGAAATACATAAATTTGATATTTGTAGAATTTAAGAATGCAAATGAAATGATTTGATCGTCGTACTTACGACTTCTACTCTTGTTGGAAGGgtactctatttttcttttttaaattatatCTGGTTAGggtaaagtaattgaaagtatcATAATAACTGTCTTTTGCAAGGGGCAATGCTTCATGGAGTATATTATCTGCAGCAAACACCAAATCAATATCTCCGAGGAAATTAGTCGGCTATTCCTCTGGCTTTTATCAAGTGGCAACTCATGCCAACAGCTCAAAGTTCGATCTGAATATAAgccatttttatatccaaatgcTAATTTGGCCAAATAGAAACATACTCAGAACTACTCCGTCCCATTTATATTTCAAAACGTTGACCCGATTTCactaatattttttcaagaattcAAATTCATTTAACTTTTCAAGTTTTCACTTTTATGTAAAATATTCTCTACCAAATAATTTTATCAATATTTTGTTATCACTATTCACTAATATAATGTACAAAGTCAAATTAACATAGAAGTCAATGGACATTATCACATCAAGTATATGAAACAAGTCAATACAAAGAACATATATACAGTATCTGCTTTACACTATCTCCTATCTCAATAAACACAGACACATCCTAAAGTATATGAGGcgcaaaaataatttttttttattaaggaTGATGCACAAAAATCTTCACTACATCTTTCTGACTCGTCTGGTATGAAATGGAGGCTTGGGATGGGAGCGGATGGTGAAGAAAGTCCCTTAGATCTTTATCTGTTCTCGCCATCAGGAAAATAATTGGAGATGCAAGTTTCCTTTCATTTTATGTACAGTTCATTTGTAGTTTGGTCTTCAGCATACGTACTCAATGTTTAACCAACATTGCGTCTAATCGTCTTCTCCTGGCAGCATGTTTTAATTTCTCAAGTGCAACTAATCCAACCTGCCTGACCCTTTCTCTGGACAAACCTATCCTGTAAAGAACGAAAAATAGCATTTAGAACAACTGTTCAACATATAGATATATCAGTCAACAAAACAAAGATGAAAATGTCTACATAATAAGAAACTTCAATGCTATAAGTTTTTCAGATCACGTTTAAATTGATGCTTGTTACAAATTTAGACATGTACATTTTTTCTTTATCCTTAGCTAACTACTGACTAAATTCATTCTCAGAATTAACATGGTTGATTATGCCAATCCGATGATATTCATTTTTTTATCTTCCTAGAGATAAAAGAAGAATGAAGCAACACACTTCTAAAGAATCATGTTAACTAGAACTCTGTTCAATAATAGGTTCTCGATCAGAAAAACCTGCTGTATGATGCCATAGTCTTGATGGGAAAAGTAATATCCACTGACAAGTAGTAAACAACTAATGTTATTAGGATTCTTACCTTCTACTAATATCCTCCCAGGTAAGACACTCATTGTCTAGACCATAATACAGTCGGATAATCTCACTCTCGCGTTCTCTAAGAGTTGAAGAGATGAGGTTGTTTACTTCATCCTGTAAAAGATATAAAATCAGTAATGATTTCTTCACCAGCAGTCTATGAATTCAGGAAGAAGCCCGAAGTTTATACAAATGAACCTCAGAAGTGTTCTCTTGCATTTTTACAAGAGTATATAGAAGCACATGATGAATATATTCCAAAAGGTACAATTTTGTCCTCTGAACCAATTTTGACCAAAGTCGAAACAAATTCATAGTTACACTCATGCTTTGCATAACTCATAGAGAACTCAGACACATTAAGCCGTTTACTCTCTGAGTCAAGTTTACATCTTGATAAATGataagagaagaaaaaaatgCAGTATAGAAGAAGGTAAGACCAGTGAACGCCCATTTAATGGAAAGCATAGGTAGCTAGGTAGGTAGAAGCATGATAGACAGTCACATGTATCCTCTTACCCTTTgacccaaatttgacctataagTCGGTGTGTTATCCTTACTATCAATGTGTAGTAATGTACATGCCTTGCGAATGTAATAGCATTAAAATATATCAAGCCTTCCTTCCCTGAGATAAGAATAGAAAAACCAGGAAAAACATAGAAGGAAGTTATCTAGAAAGACCTACACTCTCTTGGAATCATGCAAACTTAGCACAAAATGATGCACAATGGAAGAAAAAGATCCATATAAACTATACATTTAGTTGTGATTCAGGTTTAGTTTACTAGGATTCCGTTAGCCATGTAAGAGATTTGTATGAGAGTAGAAAATTAGAGAACTTCTGATGCTAGAGAACCTAAATCTTCAAATATTGGATTACTATGGGTCTAAATGAAGTGATAGGGTTAATGATGATTCATAAACATGACCCTAACTAATTTGGGATTGAACCACAGTTATAGTTATTCTAGAAGAGAAAAAACACAGCAACACAGAAAGAAGGGACTTCAAGAGAACAAGATTTCATGGTAGCGCCACTATCAAATATAATGATCTAAAGGTACAAGGAATATATGCCAAGATCATACTTCCTGCACGAAATTATGATTCGGAAATTAACCATCATTCTGAGTTGATGTATTGATATTGAACCTTATTTTGACTCAAGGAGGAAAGACTCATCTCAGGGAGATAATGCTACAATAGTAGAGCTAATTGCCACTACGAATCTTTCAGGCATGCATCTACCAGGGTGCAACCAATACTAATTCATCCGTAATTTGAGGGAGGGGATAACAAGAAACAAATACCTCGGAAGTTTGATTTTGTTAAAATACATAGATTTATGATCACAAGTATCTTACTAAATACCATTcatatattcaatatttaataataaattgGGAGGATTGTTGTGATAAATTTTACCTTGAGCATCCATTCATCAACTCCATGCCACGGGATGTTCTCCAGGCGATTATCAGCAATGTACTGCAGAAGAAAGAAGGCTATGAAACATTAGTCAGTGATGAAGAAATGGCTAAAAAAAGGCCTAAAACCTTAAGATATTGGGTTCAAATATCTCCAGTAGATTGATAGTAGTTAAGTCTTCCCCTACTCTGGGTGATAATACAAAATATACTTTTAGTGTTGTCAACATTGTATATCTCTCTGATAACGAGTAACTAATAATTTTACTGTAATAGTTTATCTCAAATCTATGGAAGTTGAATCTTAAATTTGTAAAAGCCAATGTCCTTAGTTATCAAATCAAAATATCTGTCAGAAAGTTAATATGTACAATTGGGGATGCCAGCAGTCTTGGATTATTTAGTAAATCCAGAAGCTGTCAAACTCAAATCTAGATATTTTCGCAAGGATTTAGGTTTGGACTTACGCTGTGAAGTGTTTCTCCAGGAAGGCCATTTAAAGAGGGAAATGCTTCCCTATCAAGTGAAAACACCTTGCTGCTTGCCTAGAAGAAGAAATATTTTAGAAGCAATTTTGATACAATATGAACTGGAAATGCTAAAAGCTATAGGATATCATACCTCAGTTGCATTCCTGACTTTCTTCTGGGACATGTTAAGGCATTCAGCTATTTTCTGATAGTTCCGGAGAAGCACAAGCAAATTAGAAGAAAGTGTAATATTTTACAATTAACTTTGTAAGTAACATTCAGAATATGATGCTGATCAATTCATTTTGACACAACTTACCTCGATTGATGGAGTTATTCCATTCTCTTTAAGCTTGATTTTTGCATTACGGATCAAACTCAGTCTTTCATGTAGATGTATGGGCAATCTTAAGGTTCGTGAGTTCTCAACTAATGCTCTGGAGACGCCCTGAGAATTGGGGAAAAAGGTAATGAATGGTCATGATGATATTACAAACTTGTGTTGtccaagaaaaaaacaaaaactaaatGGTGATCTCACCTGACGAATCCACCAATAAACATAAGTTGAGATTTTGAATCCTCTTGAGTGATCAAATTTCTCTATTCCACGAAGTAGTCCAATAAGGCCCCCCTACATGCAAATGAAAGAATTTTCCTCAAGAAGTGGCAATTTTCATTTTACAGTATATTGACCAATTCACAAATGCAAGAAGTTCTGCACCTGTAACTTTTGTTCATACAGTAAAAGCTTACCTGAATGAGGTCAGCCATTTCAGTACCGGTGGTATCATATCTTTGTGCAATTGACATGACAAGACGAACATTGCTCATCGCAAGCTTTTCTCTAGCCAAGGAACACTCTATTAATGTAGATCGTAAATCAGCACGAGATATTTTCAAGGAAACCGCGAGTTGATCGTCAGAAGGTTCACATCCCAATCTTTCCTTCAGCCTAAATTTTACATGTATTAAACAAGCTGGGTAAGTCATCTCTAAGACATATCGATGGAAGTTATTGGATAGAAAAACCCGAAGAAACTTTCAAATCGTAGCTGAAATCCCAGTCCAACACATCACCTccaattttattaatattttcccTTTGAGAATGTAAGCTGTCATTAAGGTTGAAACCACAGCCTTCAAGAAAGCACAGCTACATTTTGACCATTATAGAGGAAGACATGCTAAGGAGTAAGGAATTCTCTAGAATATCTAAACACAGAGGTGTACATAATGAAGTAAAGTACCATTTCTTCTCCAGCATTCCGCCtccaatttttttatttatctcTTACTCCATTTTTTATTAGATAAGGAAGCTAGTAAACACTGGCAACATACCACCGGCTTAAATGTGGTTCAATCCGAAAACATTCACAAGGGCATAACAACTTTTTATTGAGTTTCAAGCTTTACAATAACATTCGTAGCAATTTGACCTCCAAAATTGTGAAAGAGATGTATTTAGGAAAATGTATAAAGCATAGTTGGAGAATCTCGGGAACAAAATGTTTGGCGGGTATTTGAGAAGAGGGATTAACCTGTGTGTTTCTCGTGGGTATAACATAAGAGGGTAATTCATACAGTTCTCTTCATAGTTCATTTCACTCTTTCTACAATTTTTCTTAAGTTCTTTATAGTCATTTTCACTACTAAAGTCTCATACAATGTTTGAGAAAGTATGGGTGGTAGAGTTGGATCGTGGATGGAGTTGAGAGCGCTGTACCTGGATTTCTGCTCTTCTAAATAAAGaccaaatttgatttttttggatAGTTGCACCACTTCCGTGTGTGTCAGCAATTCTTGGCCTACTACACCATTTATGTAACCTTTTGAGCGGTTTTGTAGTAGCTCTGGACCGATAACAGGTCTCAGTCGCTTGCTTGAACTATCTGATGTGGCTGAATTTTTTGGAAGTAGATCTCTTTTGCGCGTATCCATTCTCCTCCGCCTAGCAGACGTCCCTGAACAAGTGATCTGCATCTTCTTCTTAGAGTTCTTTTCATTTTGCAGAGAATCTGTCATTGCCTTCTCAGCTGAAAGATTCCATTGATTTTCAAGCATAGATTTCTGCAGCAGAAGAAGAACCTCCACCGAATCTTCTTCGCTGCAGCTGCCATTCTGCAACTGTTTGAACATTTGAACCCATGGCTCCGTATAGGAATCACGATTAGATGCAATATCTACATGTTCTTTAAGAGCCTTAACGGACTGCTTTTTCCGATTGGAAACATAACTAGGGCTATAATTAGATGACTTCTTAGCATTGATCACATTCTTAGTAGAAGGAAACTGATGGCAAGGATCACTGGCACAAGATAACTTTTCAGTAAGATCAGAATAACTGAAGGAAGAGCTTAGGATTCTGTTTCCAGCACTGAGTCCAATAATGGCCATCATGAGGTGAGGGCTATGACTTTCTTAACAAGATAGCTGAATTACAACCATATCAGCTGATGACCAGGCTGTTTCTTGAATTTATCTCCCACTTGTCGAGCTATAACAAAAGAGAGAATTAGTTTCTAAAATATGGATAGTAAGCAGAGGATTCCAACAATCAAGTTTTCTGACTAATCCACTTGTGAGGTGCTGGTAGCAGGAAATACACCTATAAAAAGAAGGAAATCTCTGCTCATTTTTATTCCTAAACCTCAATGAAGTCGTGCTAAGAATTCGTAATCATCTAGTTCACTAAGTGGAATTCACAATACACAAACAGGTTAGACATGAACAAATTGCTAAAACGCATCGTCATGATTCATGAATAGAATTAACGTAAAAATATATAAGCTGTTACTgttacaagtttgaataaagttGAATGCCAATAATTTATGAACTTGTGCGATGCAAGATGCAACAACGAGGAAACGTGCAAGGCGATCATTACGAGAGAAACTGCAGATTTGCAGTAATTTAGAGCAACTAAGAATAATCAAATCAAATATATATCAAACATGAGTAGTATGAAGATCTCAGGTGAGTTGTTCAGCTTATTGTACCTGAATTTAGCAGTTGCACTAAACAGTgtgagagtgtgtgtgtgtgaaagtGAAAGAGAGAATGTTGCTAACCGAAATGATACTGTATttctttgtttttgatttgtAATTTGTTGAATTATTAGAATGATCGAAAAATGAGAAAGTACTGGTGGAAAATAACGGGAGGAGAGGCGGTGATTCTGGATATCGGGGACAGGAGAGAAGTTAACAGCCATTGGCTGGAGAGATATTTGGGGCTGGGTTCGTGTGGTGTTGGCCCTCTTCTCTGGTTTCCCAGCGTTACACGtactcttttcttttcatttttgtccTCTATCTTTATCTTTGGAAATCGAcactttcttctttttatttctccttttttaaaattaaaaaaaaaaaacactttggTCATCTTGAATATGTACAAAACGTATGCTGAAAATGTGTAGGATGACGTGCAGAAATTGACGACTATAAATTGATCACTGGTAAGCTTCATTACTCACGTTTCCATATTTATCGTAAGTATCAAAACGAATTAACGACTATTAATTTGATGATTGGAAAGAACTATAAAGATGTCTTTGATTATGGACTTGATTGAAATTTTAGCCATTTACCACCAACGGAAATTAACTCTTGACAATGTAAGTCATATTGTACACAATCAGTAGAAGTGGTAACTACCTAGGACAAGTCTGGAATACGTGACTAATTTTGTGCAAAAACTATGGAGGAGCGAAGAAAATCAGGAAATTTGGAATAAGTCCATCGACTAGTTTGAGATTacaaaaaatcaggatttgatcGAAACTCTTAACAACTCAAGGCTGTTAGCAAGacaatccaatttttttttttatgggAATTGCAATTAGTGCGTTGTGAGTTTGATACCCAAATCGAGGTACCAAGCCAATGGAACAGTGAAAATAAAGGAAGAACAGAAGAATGGGGAGAAGAAAGAGGCAGAATTGAGAAAAGAGATCATATCCAAGACAATATTCTCGATGGTTTACATTTTGAATACTTGCTATTTATAAGACTAAAATATGCTAAAGAAATGCAAAAAGTAAatgcaaaaatataaaaagtgTGACTCAAGTGATAACCACTTTTCCCGTCCAATGTGTATCAATATCCCCGGTGGAAGAACACCCTTATCCTCAAGGGTGAAGGAAGGAAAGCGAGCCTTAAGAGTAGACGCGAGCTCCCAAATGGCATAGAATGCATCCAAGCCTATCCATTTTCACAAGTCACTGGGCAACAACCTTATTGCCTTTCTTTATCAACTTTCTCTCAAGTACTAGCTCAGGAGTGGGGCAAAAACGACTGGCCAAATCAACCACGGGAGGATGCACTATATCATCAGGTATCTCATGACAGAACTTGAACTGGGAGATGTGAAAAGTAGAATGGATCAGAACTTCAGGATGTAGCAGCAACTTATAGTCAACAACACTAATCTTCTCAACAATAGGATAGAGGCCAAAGTAGCAAGATGTCAGATATGGTAAGGGAATGTGGATAAGGAAGATTGTCTATAGGGCTGAAGCTTCACATAGACCCAGTCACCTATTTGTAAATGTCTGTCAGACCTATGAGCATTGGCCTGAGACTGCATTCTTTGCTGAGCTCGAGTGAGGTAAACTTTGCCAGTTGGAGTTTGATTTCACGAAACAAGAAGATATCTTCAATAGAAGCAACATCAGAATCTCCTTGCAAATAAGGCAAATGCAAAGGTGGAGGATAACCATAGAGAAGTTCAAAAGGAGAGGTTTGTATAGGAAAATGTGGACTAGTATTGTACCATCATTTAGCAAGGGAAAGAAAGAGGGACCAATATGTGGGTGAGTCAGTACAAAAATATCATAGGTAGGTTTCTAAGCATCTGTTGAGAACCTAAGTTTGTGGGTGGTAAGCAGTAGAAATATTCAAAGTGACACCCTGAGCAGTGAGGAATTCCTCCAAAAACAGCTAATAAAAATGGGATCTCTATCACTAGTAATAGAAGCAGGAAATCCATGGAGCTTAAAAATGTTGTCTAGAAAGATGGTAACAAAGGACTGTGCAGTGTAGGGATGAAACAAGGCAATAAAATGAGCATGCTTAGTTAGTCGATCAACTATGACCCATATGACATTTTTGCCTTTAGATTTAGGTAGACCTTcaatgaaatccatggtgatgTCAGTCCAAGGAAGAACATGTATAGGTAGGGGTTATAAAAGACCAGGAGAAGCCCCAATGTCATATTTGTTTCTTTGGCATACTGAGAATTTATGAATAAATCTGATGATATCATTTCTGATCCTCTTCCAATAAAATTAAGTGAGCACCTTTCTAGTGGCACAATCAATCCCAGAGTGACCACCAGAGAGAGAGGAATGCCAAAGAGTATGGATTTTGGATCTCAATGCAGCATCACTGCCTACCAGtaatttttctttccttctaagTTGGTCATTCAGCCAGGTAAATTTTTTTCGAGGCTGTTGTTGTATGGAAGTAATAAAAGCCTGTAGCTTTGAAGATACCATCATCACCATGAGTGTTGCACCTTGAACTCTAGATAAAGCATTTGCAGCCATATTTTCTTTACCTTGTTTGTATTGAACTTCAAAACCAAAGGGCAGAAGTTTGGCTAACCATCTGATTTGAGAGTCAATGCGTAACTTTTTCTCTAACAAATACTTCAATGCCTTCTGGTCAGTTTTGACAATTAAATGTTGGCTGAGAAGATAATTTGACCCATTTGGTAACAACAAATACCAAAGCTAGGAGTTCCTTTTCATAAATAGACAAAGCAACATGC
Above is a window of Nicotiana tabacum cultivar K326 chromosome 8, ASM71507v2, whole genome shotgun sequence DNA encoding:
- the LOC107805048 gene encoding RNA polymerase sigma factor sigA, translated to MMAIIGLSAGNRILSSSFSYSDLTEKLSCASDPCHQFPSTKNVINAKKSSNYSPSYVSNRKKQSVKALKEHVDIASNRDSYTEPWVQMFKQLQNGSCSEEDSVEVLLLLQKSMLENQWNLSAEKAMTDSLQNEKNSKKKMQITCSGTSARRRRMDTRKRDLLPKNSATSDSSSKRLRPVIGPELLQNRSKGYINGVVGQELLTHTEVVQLSKKIKFGLYLEEQKSRLKERLGCEPSDDQLAVSLKISRADLRSTLIECSLAREKLAMSNVRLVMSIAQRYDTTGTEMADLIQGGLIGLLRGIEKFDHSRGFKISTYVYWWIRQGVSRALVENSRTLRLPIHLHERLSLIRNAKIKLKENGITPSIEKIAECLNMSQKKVRNATEASSKVFSLDREAFPSLNGLPGETLHSYIADNRLENIPWHGVDEWMLKDEVNNLISSTLRERESEIIRLYYGLDNECLTWEDISRRIGLSRERVRQVGLVALEKLKHAARRRRLDAMLVKH